In Mytilus edulis chromosome 7, xbMytEdul2.2, whole genome shotgun sequence, a single genomic region encodes these proteins:
- the LOC139483181 gene encoding uncharacterized protein B0403.1-like produces MYGHILESVKHAKYLGITISADLNWNTHIQQTAAKANKSLGFIRRNLKVQSQTIKERAYQTLIRPKLEYCCTVWDPFTDENIRSLEKVQRRAARYVCNRHHNTSSVSEMLDTMKWQTLQERRLRTRLIMFHTIVNENIAIPSHNVLQQSQSNTRSTNKESYRQIQCNKDSYKFSIFCQTTKD; encoded by the coding sequence atgtatggACACATCTTAGAATCTGTAAAACATGCAAAATACTTAGGTATCACCATCTCAGCAGACCTAAATTGGAACACCCACATCCAACAAACCGCTGCAAAAGCAAACAAATCCTTAGGTTTCATCAGAAGAAACCTTAAAGTCCAATCACAAACAATTAAAGAAAGAGCGTACCAAACACTTATAAGACCAAAGTTAGAATACTGTTGTACTGTATGGGACCCATTTACTGATGAAAATATAAGATCACTAGAAAAGGTTCAGAGACGGGCAGCAAGGTACGTGTGCAATAGACATCACAACACAAGCAGTGTGTCTGAAATGCTTGACACCATGAAATGGCAAACCTTACAAGAACGCCGACTACGAACAAGGCTTATAATGTTCCACAcaattgtaaatgaaaatataGCCATTCCATCGCATAATGTATTACAACAGAGTCAGTCCAATACAAGATCCACCAATAAAGAATCTTACAGACAAATCCAATGCAATAAAGACAGctataaattttctattttctgtCAAACCACCAAAGACTAG